From the genome of Candidatus Hydrogenedentota bacterium, one region includes:
- a CDS encoding response regulator: MTEPFRVLVVDADAATRRMAAEALAGHCFRDARLEGDAPLTVDATDAPCDGCARISAMRPHVLVLDNELPCVSGADLLAQVREGRADMAVIMTEARPSYAAAVDVTRRGAFDFLPKPFTADALRAAVDKALRHLVDTRRDRLHAAEKKRLRFEFVSVLAHELKAPLAAVESCLQVLEARALGPNLDDYGEFLARATRRVAAMRGLVGDLLDLTRVESGERPRGLEFMDAAAAARGVMETLEPEAREKGVSLALDAPDRMRIRADRWEFDAILSNLLSNAVKYNRKGGRAGVTLALDGDHVVIAVSDTGIGMTEEEQGRLFQEFGRIRNRETENILGSGLGLSLVRKLAALYGGEVRVESAPGEGSRFTVTLRRCRGADLAE, encoded by the coding sequence ATGACCGAGCCTTTCAGAGTGCTGGTGGTGGACGCGGACGCGGCCACGCGGCGGATGGCCGCGGAGGCCCTGGCGGGCCACTGCTTCCGCGACGCGCGCCTGGAGGGGGACGCCCCCCTCACCGTGGACGCCACGGACGCGCCCTGCGACGGCTGCGCGCGCATCAGCGCGATGCGGCCCCATGTCCTGGTGCTGGACAACGAGCTGCCCTGCGTGTCCGGCGCGGACCTGCTGGCGCAGGTGCGCGAGGGCCGCGCGGACATGGCGGTGATCATGACCGAGGCCCGCCCCTCCTACGCCGCCGCCGTGGACGTCACGCGCCGGGGCGCCTTCGACTTCCTGCCCAAGCCCTTCACGGCGGACGCCCTGCGCGCCGCGGTGGACAAGGCCCTGCGCCACCTGGTGGACACGCGCCGGGACCGCCTGCACGCCGCCGAAAAAAAGCGCCTGCGCTTCGAGTTCGTCTCCGTGCTGGCCCACGAGCTGAAGGCGCCCCTGGCCGCCGTGGAAAGCTGCCTCCAGGTGCTCGAGGCGCGCGCCCTCGGGCCAAACCTGGACGACTACGGCGAGTTTCTCGCCCGCGCCACACGGCGCGTGGCGGCCATGCGCGGGCTGGTGGGCGACCTGCTCGACCTCACCCGCGTCGAGTCCGGTGAGCGGCCCCGCGGCCTGGAGTTCATGGACGCCGCGGCCGCCGCGCGCGGCGTGATGGAGACCCTGGAGCCCGAGGCGCGGGAGAAGGGCGTCTCCCTCGCGCTGGACGCGCCGGATCGCATGCGCATCCGCGCGGACCGGTGGGAGTTCGACGCCATTCTCTCCAACCTCCTGTCCAACGCCGTCAAGTACAACCGGAAAGGCGGCCGCGCCGGGGTGACGCTGGCGCTGGACGGGGACCATGTGGTCATCGCCGTGAGCGACACGGGCATCGGCATGACGGAGGAGGAGCAGGGGCGGCTCTTCCAGGAATTCGGCCGCATCCGAAACCGGGAGACGGAGAACATCCTCGGTTCGGGGCTGGGCCTGAGCCTGGTGCGGAAACTGGCCGCGCTCTACGGCGGCGAAGTGCGCGTGGAGAGCGCCCCCGGCGAGGGAAGCCGCTTCACCGTGACCCTGCGGCGCTGCCGCGGCGCGGACCTGGCGGAGTAG
- the nagB gene encoding glucosamine-6-phosphate deaminase yields MQVIIQDSREAAVELTARTIARQLRRKPNSVIGLATGRTMEGLYARLARMHAEEGLDFSLAVTFNLDEYVGLPPEHPNSYRYYMNHHLFHRVNIDLRNTHLPDGMAADPEAAGAVYEALIEDAGGIDLQLLSIGESGHIGFNEPLSAMFSRTRVKALTPKTVEQNAPLFARPEEMPRLAVTMGVGTILDAERCLMLVTGANKAEVLAKAVEGPVTSMISATALQLHPNCTVVCDADAAARLEQREYYRWIFENDPQWEEFR; encoded by the coding sequence ATGCAGGTCATCATTCAGGACAGCAGGGAGGCCGCCGTCGAGCTGACGGCCCGGACCATCGCCCGGCAGCTCCGCCGCAAGCCCAACTCGGTCATCGGCCTGGCCACGGGCCGCACAATGGAGGGGCTCTACGCCCGCCTGGCCAGGATGCACGCAGAGGAGGGGCTGGACTTCTCGCTGGCCGTCACGTTCAACCTGGACGAGTATGTGGGACTGCCGCCGGAGCACCCCAACTCCTACCGCTATTACATGAACCACCACCTCTTTCACCGGGTGAACATTGACCTGCGCAACACGCATCTGCCGGACGGCATGGCCGCCGACCCCGAGGCGGCGGGCGCGGTCTACGAGGCGCTCATCGAGGACGCGGGCGGGATTGACCTCCAACTGCTGAGCATCGGCGAGTCCGGGCACATCGGGTTCAACGAGCCGCTCTCGGCGATGTTCTCGCGCACCCGCGTGAAGGCGCTCACGCCGAAGACGGTCGAGCAGAACGCGCCGCTCTTCGCCCGCCCCGAGGAGATGCCCCGGCTCGCCGTCACCATGGGCGTGGGCACCATCCTCGACGCGGAGCGCTGCCTGATGCTGGTGACCGGCGCGAACAAGGCGGAGGTCCTGGCCAAGGCCGTCGAGGGGCCGGTCACCTCGATGATCTCCGCCACCGCGCTCCAGCTCCACCCGAACTGCACCGTCGTCTGCGACGCGGACGCGGCGGCCCGCCTGGAGCAGCGCGAGTATTACCGCTGGATTTTCGAGAACGACCCGCAGTGGGAGGAGTTCCGGTAA